The following coding sequences lie in one Apium graveolens cultivar Ventura chromosome 3, ASM990537v1, whole genome shotgun sequence genomic window:
- the LOC141712654 gene encoding G-type lectin S-receptor-like serine/threonine-protein kinase At5g35370, giving the protein MAFFIFFLSFSFSCAIVSGISWSEFLYPNFTASHYKFIDGGGSFLFSRNGSFKAAMSSPGTQHTRYYFCVIHVVSHNIIWSANREAPVSNSGNMILDFDGIKIIDEDGSLKWSTPSLKSSVSALELTDTGNLILMDKFNGTLWESFQYPTDTILIGQNLPIGTWLSSAKTDDDLSTGDYKLLITVSDAILQWQNQTYWKLSMATKAYTNSNYAVEYMAVNQTGLYLLGHNGSVVVIQLNLVQSKFRMAKLDASGQFIISSFSSADGNTDFVGPIDRCRIPFICGSVGLCTDDSQSGAPLCSCPSNFKAGSSKSTNCKPGDASYSLLVSCNGTSNSTKLNPSSLISYLRLGYGTDYFANDFTNPTKYGVDLTSCQDLCSARCSCLGIFFGNSSGSCYQVENVLGSFRVTSSSENDRLGFIKTVVGPPTRDGDDNGFSGQSSNFPIVALVLLPSTGFFLLVLLAFLWCRRSRVSTTGKAKINRPSSPSEDIDAFSIMGLPMRFDYEELEKATNNFKIKIGAGGFGTVYKGTLPDGTVVAVKKITNLGLQGKKDFCTEIAIIGNIHHVNLVKLKGFCAQGRERMLVYEYMNRGSLDCTLFGTGPVLEWQERLDIALGIARGLAYLHSGCEHKIIHCDVKPENILLQEQFQAKISDFGLSKLLSPEQSSQFTTMRGTRGYLAPEWLTSSAISDKTDVYSYGMVLLELVSGRKNCLSRTRSHNTSDDNSNGAPSSSSSTQGIMYFPLFALDMHEEGRYLELADLRLEGRVTSEQVEKLVRVALCCVHEEPTLRPNMGSVVSMLEGEIPLCQPSLASLNFLRFYGRRFAESSAVEQSSGKDSVTLFPKEDNSRSRANSASNTYFSYISSQQVSGPR; this is encoded by the coding sequence ATGGCTTTCTTCatattctttctttctttttccttttcttgcgCTATTGTCTCGGGGATTTCGTGGTCGGAATTTCTATACCCAAATTTTACTGCTTCACACTACAAATTTATTGATGGTGGAGGCAGTTTTTTATTTTCTCGCAATGGATCGTTTAAGGCTGCAATGTCTAGTCCTGGTACTCAACACACAAGATACTACTTTTGTGTTATCCATGTGGTATCTCACAACATTATTTGGTCTGCAAATCGTGAGGCACCTGTTTCAAACTCCGGGAATATGATTCTAGATTTTGATGGTATCAAGATCATTGATGAAGATGGAAGTCTAAAATGGTCAACTCCGTCGTTGAAGTCATCCGTATCAGCACTAGAGCTAACTGATACAGGTAATCTCATCTTGATGGATAAGTTTAATGGGACTCTGTGGGAAAGTTTTCAATATCCAACAGACACGATTCTGATTGGACAGAACTTGCCGATTGGGACATGGCTGTCCAGTGCTAAAACAGACGATGACTTGTCAACCGGTGACTACAAGCTTTTAATTACAGTCTCCGATGCCATTCTGCAGTGGCAGAATCAAACATATTGGAAATTGTCTATGGCAACAAAGGCTTATACAAATTCAAATTACGCAGTGGAATATATGGCTGTAAACCAGACAGGTCTTTATCTGCTTGGTCATAATGGATCGGTGGTTGTAATTCAGCTAAACTTGGTGCAGTCTAAATTCAGAATGGCCAAGTTGGATGCATCAGGCCAGTTCATTATCAGTAGCTTTTCTAGTGCCGACGGAAACACAGATTTTGTTGGGCCAATTGATCGATGCAGAATTCCTTTTATCTGTGGGAGTGTTGGCTTATGTACAGATGATTCTCAATCAGGGGCTCCTCTATGTTCATGTCCGTCTAACTTTAAAGCTGGATCTTCGAAAAGTACTAATTGTAAGCCAGGCGATGCTTCTTATTCTTTGCTAGTTTCTTGCAATGGAACCAGTAACAGCACTAAGCTAAATCCGTCTTCATTGATATCATATTTAAGGCTTGGCTATGGTACCGATTACTTTGCTAATGATTTCACTAACCCTACCAAATATGGTGTGGACTTGACCTCTTGTCAAGATCTGTGCTCAGCACGATGTTCTTGCTTGGGTATTTTCTTTGGAAACTCATCTGGATCTTGTTACCAAGTTGAAAATGTGTTGGGATCTTTCAGGGTGACCAGCTCAAGTGAAAATGATCGCTTGGGATTTATCAAAACTGTCGTTGGTCCTCCCACAAGAGATGGCGACGATAATGGTTTTAGTGGTCAGTCGTCAAATTTTCCTATCGTAGCTTTAGTGCTCTTGCCATCTACTGGATTCTTTTTGTTAGTTTTATTAGCCTTCCTTTGGTGTAGACGATCTAGAGTCTCCACCACAGGAAAGGCTAAAATCAACCGGCCAAGCTCCCCTTCCGAGGATATTGATGCCTTCTCTATTATGGGATTGCCTATGAGATTTGATTATGAAGAGCTCGAGAAAGCCACTAATAATTTCAAGATTAAGATTGGAGCAGGTGGATTTGGCACAGTATACAAGGGAACTTTACCTGACGGAACTGTGGTGGCAGTCAAAAAGATTACCAACTTGGGCTTGCAAGGCAAGAAGGATTTCTGCACAGAGATAGCAATAATCGGAAATATTCACCATGTCAACTTGGTGAAGTTAAAAGGTTTTTGTGCTCAAGGAAGAGAACGCATGttagtttatgaatatatgaatcgTGGTTCCCTGGACTGCACTCTCTTTGGCACTGGACCAGTCTTGGAGTGGCAAGAAAGGCTTGACATAGCCCTTGGTATAGCACGTGGACTTGCGTATTTGCATAGTGGATGTGAACATAAAATTATCCACTGTGATGTCAAGCCAGAAAATATTCTACTCCAAGAACAGTTCCAGGCAAAGATATCAGATTTTGGACTTTCAAAACTTTTAAGTCCTGAACAGTCCAGTCAATTCACAACCATGCGGGGTACTCGTGGATATCTTGCTCCTGAATGGCTTACTAGCTCTGCAATCTCCGATAAAACTGATGTTTATAGTTATGGTATGGTACTACTTGAACTTGTGAGCGGAAGGAAGAATTGCTTGTCTCGAACACGAAGCCATAACACTAGCGATGATAATAGTAATGGTGCTCCCTCGTCATCTTCATCCACCCAAGGAATTATGTACTTCCCACTGTTTGCGCTGGATATGCATGAGGAGGGACGTTATTTGGAACTTGCTGACTTGAGGCTAGAGGGTCGTGTGACTAGTGAACAAGTGGAGAAGTTGGTTCGTGTGGCATTATGCTGTGTTCATGAGGAGCCAACACTAAGGCCAAATATGGGTAGTGTAGTGAGTATGTTGGAAGGCGAGATCCCTCTTTGTCAACCAAGTCTGGCATCCTTGAACTTTTTGCGCTTTTATGGCCGAAGGTTTGCAGAGTCTTCCGCTGTAGAACAAAGCAGTGGGAAAGACAGTGTGACGTTATTTCCAAAAGAAGATAATTCGCGTTCTAGAGCAAACAGTGCCTCTAACACTTATTTTTCATATATCTCATCACAGCAAGTCTCAGGTCCAAGATAG